In Nocardioides sp. JS614, the sequence AGTCAGGTCCAGCGGAAAGGAACCGCTTGCCGACGCGAGAATGTGGTGCAACCCCGTGTACTCGTCCAGCACGAGCGACGGAATCAAGTCGACACCTTCACGCAGAGGCCCCTCCGGACCTATTTGTCCATACTCCGACTCGAGGAACTCGCGAAGTGTTGTCGGGAGATCGAATGGCTCGCCATCGACGTCGAACGCCGCGTCTTCGAGACTGGGCGCGGGCATCAGGGGGGATCCGACTAGCCGGACCACCACGAGTGGGTCATCCGACTTTGAGATGCTTCCCTTCACAAGACGCCAACGCGGAGTGAACGTTGCTTGTACCGGGCTGGGAAGAGAAGAATCGTCGCCCGCGTCGACGCGAGCGAATCCGACTTCCGACCACTTCACGTGCGTCGCGAGCCAGAGGGGCGTTGCTCGCTGAGTCGCAGCGGTGCCGTCCGACGCCTCGTGGACGTAGTAGTAGGGCATCAACACCGTGAAGTCGACTCGACGGCGTACCAACGCCATCTCCAGCTCCATGTCGAAGGAGGTCACAAAGGCGGTGGCGAGGAGGTCTTGGGGCGTGTCACGCTCCGCCTCAATTTTGAGGATCTCAGCGATCGCATCGAAGAATGCGTGGCGGTCACCGCCTTTCTCTTCGAACGAACTAAGTGTTGCTTCGCCGAGACCAGCGAGTCTGCTCCCGATGGTGCTAAGGGACTCGAGTGAGTTAACCCTCAACCGTGGCTGACGTACGTCCAACGCGTCGAGCGCACTGGTGATGTCGTCGCCGTCGCTCATCTGTACGGCCGCCGACGCCACAAGGTCACGCCATCCCGGATACACCCCAACGGGCTCGATCAAGAGGAGCCATGCGATCTCGACGAGCACGTCAAGGTCTCTACCTGAGAGGCGCATCCGGTCGTCCGTCGAGGTAGCTTCGAGTGTCGTCTTGAAGTGTTCCAGCAGCGTCCGACTTGCGGCCAAGACGGTGCTCCCTGACGTGTCGGCACCGCCTAGCGCAACTCCGAGATGGACGAGAGCGGGCTCCATCAGGTTGACTTGAATCTCGGCTGCCGCGTCTGGATTGGTCACCTGGAAGGTCGTTGTTGGGCCCACGGCGAGGCCGGACAGCGCGAGCGCCTCACGTTGCGCGCGTTGCAGCAGCGCCACGGCCTGGATGGTTTCAGCCACTGGGGACGACGCTCCGTGGCCGGCGCTATCCCATGGGGCGAAGTCGTCGAGAACCACGTCGGGAATTCTGCTTGTGATGAGCGAGGTGACCAGGCTTGCCACAAGATTCCTCGAGGACGAGCCATCGGCCAGGACTGAGTCTTCGAGTGCTTGAATCACCTCGCGTGGTCGGCGCTTCAGGCGCTGGCTCTGCTCAGGGGACAGGCCGCCAAGACACCCGCTCCCCAACACGGGAGTGAGCCAGGGAAGGCCGGTTGGCTCGGGAAGCGGCTTGACTCTCAGCTGCTTGCGCATGGGTTCAGCGAGACGACCGAGCAACGTGCAGAGATGTGCTTCGCCATCTCTGGTCAGGTTGGTCCTGTCCTTCAGCAGTGCGGTCCAGTTGTTGTTCGCGGTCGCGTAGAACTTGGACGATCCATCCGCCTTTTCGTAGAGGCGTGTCCTCGACTCGTTCGTCAAGATGCCTCCTCCGAGCGCCGCCAGCGGTCAATCAGTCGGTCTAGTTCAGGGGCAAGATCGTAGCCGGTATCGGTCACCCGCCTTCCAACGTTGAAACGGCCGACCAGGGAGCCTGGCTCGTTGGCGACGTCCGTTGCCACAACGCTGTCGCTGGTCGCTTTGGGATCGAAGTCATCCATCACCACACTGAAGAGAGCGGTTGCGTTGACCGTTGCGGCCTCTCGGCCGGTCCAGTGCACCGCTAGGTTCGCGAGATCCCGCACTGCTCGTGTGCGCTCGTACAAGCTCGGTGATTCCGGCATGGGTAGGCCCAACCAGGCGGCGACGTGCTCAAGCATCAGACAGGCTTCCCCCTGCTCGATCGAGAGTCGACACGACGAGTATGTAGAGCCTTGAAATCTCGCGTTGATCTCGGTGAACAGGGGCACTCCATCCTTGATCAGGTAGTCGACGCCAAACGTGCCGATGTAACCGTTCCCGCGCAACCAGCGCCCGACGCGCTTGGTGGACTGCTCGATCCGATCGATAGTGGACCGGTCGAGGTCGCGCGCCGCACCGAAGTCATTGCCGCAATAGCCGAACTCGCGGGTCACACATGACTTGATGCCGATGAGCTGGACCGACGGGTGGTGCACCGTCACGCAATCGTCGCCTCGAGAGTCCCGCCAAACAGTGGCACCGACATTCACGGGAATTGTGTCGGCTATGAAGGGCGCCACGCTCACGAACTCCTCGGTGCCCTTCGGCCAGTGTGGTCCAATCTCAGCGGCTGAGTCGACGCGCACGATGCCTTCACCACCCGACGTGCGACTGCGGCGCAGGACAAGAGGACCGGCGGAAACGAGGTTGCGCGCGAGGGGCTGTTCCTCGTCGGCGATATAGGTCCACGGGATGTGCGGGATTCCCAGTTGGGCGACTTCTGACTCGACGAAGGGCTTGTGCTCGAAGGCGGATTGGTGCGCGCCAAACAGGCCGAGGTTCACGCAGCGTTCCTGGCGAGCGAAGTGGATCGCCGAGAGGAAGCTTGACGGACGGTACGGAAGGAGTGCGCTTGGCTCGCTCATGGATCGGAGAAGTCCCCGCCGGAACTCCTCCGTAGCTCTTTCATGGTGGTGGAAGTCGATGTCCCAAACCTCCGGATCGACACGTACTCGAGTGAGCTGTTCGTAGGCCAGACCACGAACGTCAGAGCGACCGTTGTACGCCCCGGCGATCGAGAACGAGTACCCAAGTTGCGGTACGTCGCGTAGTGGCTCGATGTCGTCCCCACGGATCCCTGACCACACGAGTGTGCGGTCCCCGAGCTCCTCGGTCACCTTCTTGAGGACCGCCGCCCGTTCCGTCATGCGGATGCCTCGGCCCGAACGAATTCCTGTCCGGCGAACGACGGCGAAATGCTCCTTCGGTCCAGGAGCATCACACGCACTCGCCCGAGATTATTCCCCCCAAGAAACCTGGCCCTGGCAGCCTGAGCGGAGGTTAGAACAGCCCAATCTGCGAGCGCTCCATCCCGTCCGGCTCGGAGCAGGCGGGTGCCCGCCGGGCTGGTTACGACCACTAGGGCTCCGTCGGCATCGCCTGACTTCTTAACCGCGATCGCCTGCTCGCCGTCATGAAGCTCGAACTGGAGTCCCCACGGTTGCCGGGCGCCGGTAGGCCGAACAATCCCAGCCAGGCGGAAGTGACGTCCTTCCTGCTCCAGTTCGATCTCGCCGCTCGGGCCACAGAGAGGACCGGAGCTCTTGAACTCCTCCTCGCCTCCATGAGCGACCGAAGCGTCAGCATGTTTCGGCGGCGCACCCCATGCTCCGCGGGTTTCGGCGATTGCCGCGTGCACCCTTTCCTTTCCGAATGGCAGCGTGCGCTTGC encodes:
- a CDS encoding ATP-grasp domain-containing protein is translated as MTERAAVLKKVTEELGDRTLVWSGIRGDDIEPLRDVPQLGYSFSIAGAYNGRSDVRGLAYEQLTRVRVDPEVWDIDFHHHERATEEFRRGLLRSMSEPSALLPYRPSSFLSAIHFARQERCVNLGLFGAHQSAFEHKPFVESEVAQLGIPHIPWTYIADEEQPLARNLVSAGPLVLRRSRTSGGEGIVRVDSAAEIGPHWPKGTEEFVSVAPFIADTIPVNVGATVWRDSRGDDCVTVHHPSVQLIGIKSCVTREFGYCGNDFGAARDLDRSTIDRIEQSTKRVGRWLRGNGYIGTFGVDYLIKDGVPLFTEINARFQGSTYSSCRLSIEQGEACLMLEHVAAWLGLPMPESPSLYERTRAVRDLANLAVHWTGREAATVNATALFSVVMDDFDPKATSDSVVATDVANEPGSLVGRFNVGRRVTDTGYDLAPELDRLIDRWRRSEEAS